Proteins encoded by one window of Cydia splendana chromosome 14, ilCydSple1.2, whole genome shotgun sequence:
- the LOC134797133 gene encoding uncharacterized protein LOC134797133, with translation MADSTTENNAVYVNEVPNNQEDAPAREPAQAHELIFDWPINVVVSEPKILSPDPDVAQLGKEVQKLGPRWKTVRYADTKRQFESTAPFCALLVNHELESLTPRCKSFDMLQRFDQTLAAITHGLLKQKKILQSALDGLPAEVRNTVQNALQSPDSQYKKISDDLLQYVCGRRSQVIQHRREMFLPRKIGVREALHAIPPTELVLFESRRLTQLVEALPDKIDHFVPNMDKCKCCQFHKQRRRHSSEEPQEDEPVVPDRKRHRKQRRQRNSSDDQSSDDETRSRGRNRQRDQRKRRHTSEACNSEDDSRPRRRRR, from the coding sequence ATGGCTGATTCAACAACAGAAAACAATGCAGTTTATGTAAATGAAGTCCCCAATAATCAGGAAGATGCTCCAGCAAGGGAACCTGCACAAGCACATGAATTAATTTTTGACTGGCCCATTAATGTTGTTGTGTCCGAACCTAAGATCCTCAGCCCAGACCCAGACGTGGCTCAACTGGGCAAAGAGGTACAGAAACTAGGCCCGCGATGGAAAACCGTCAGATATGCAGACACAAAGAGACAGTTTGAATCCACAGCACCTTTCTGTGCATTGCTTGTGAACCATGAGCTTGAAAGTTTAACTCCCAGATGCAAGTCATTTGACATGCTGCAGAGGTTTGATCAAACTCTTGCAGCTATAACCCATGGGCTCTTGAAACAGAAGAAAATACTACAAAGTGCTTTGGATGGTTTACCTGCAGAAGTGAGAAATACTGTTCAGAATGCTTTGCAGTCACCGGATTCTCAGTATAAAAAGATTTCAGATGATTTACTGCAATATGTTTGTGGAAGACGGTCTCAAGTCATTCAACATAGAAGGGAAATGTTCTTGCCACGAAAAATAGGAGTCCGGGAGGCTTTGCACGCTATACCACCAACGGAGCTTGTCTTGTTTGAAAGTAGAAGACTGACACAACTTGTAGAGGCCTTGCCTGATAAAATAGATCATTTTGTCCCTAATATGGACAAATGCAAATGCTGTCAATTCCACAAGCAACGCCGAAGGCATTCGTCAGAAGAACCTCAAGAAGATGAGCCTGTGGTTCCTGACAGAAAGAGACACCGCAAACAGCGCAGGCAAAGGAATTCTTCTGATGATCAAAGTTCAGACGATGAAACTAGGTCTCGAGGCAGAAATAGACAACGTGATCAACGTAAGAGAAGGCATACATCAGAGGCATGTAATTCAGAAGATGATTCTCGTCCAAGGAGGAGACGCCGCTAG